DNA sequence from the bacterium genome:
CATTTACAATACTGTCCGTACTGAGAATCCACGGAGTAAGAGCAATGCCGACTGCTGTAGGTATGCAGCTTTGAAATACCATAGCACCGGTAATATTTCCCATAGCAAGAGTATCTTTTTTGTTTCTTATCCAAAGTACGCTATTAAATTTTTCCGGCAATTCAGTCGCAATCGGAGTAATAATTAAACTTAAAATAAGCGGATTAATATGAAAGAATTCTGCAACAACTTTTAATTCTCCGACAAAAAAGTGTGCCAGAAGTATTATTCCGATTAGAGATAATACGACTTGCAAAATTATAAAAGAAAATTCAAAACGTTCGGGAACACGAATGTATTTTGTTAAGTAAAGAGCCGCAAGTTCTTCTTGTCCTCCTTCTTCAACAGTGCTTGCGGTTTTGATAGTTTGTACTGCGTATAATACATACATAAGTATCAATAAAACCGCTAGGAAATATTTTACCGGCTGAAACGGAATGAAAGAACTTACAATTGCAATAAAATAACATAATGCAAAATAGTGTAAATCTCTGAACATTATGGTTGTATTAACAGGCATATCGGATTTTCTTCTGCCTGTCTTGCTATAAAACAAAACAGCAAGACCTGTCCCAAAAAAGGCAAGGGTTCCGAGCATAAACGGAGCTCCCAAAATAGCGCCTATGCCTATTTCATTGCTTTTTGCAATGTTTTCACCGGCTAAATACCCTCCGATTATTGCAACCAGCGGTACTATTGTTTCCGGCAAAGCTGTGCCGACCGCAGCAAGTACGCTTCCTACAGCACCCTCTGATAAATTAAGTTTTTCACCGAGATGTTCTATCGCATTAGTAAATATTACGCACGCTAAGACTATTAAAAATAAAATGATTACTAAACTTGCAAATGCTATACTGATTTCCACTCTTTTTTCCTTTTACTATACTATCGAATATTTTAAATATTATTAGCCCCCGGCTTGTTTTATTACATCTGCTAAACCCGCATACTTTTTACTCAGCAGCTGTGCAACTGCGTTATAGGTCATTCCGTTTTTTGCCAATTCGGACATCTCGGATTCTATTTGCACACTATTGCCCTTATTGTTCTCAGGTGAGTTATTATCAGCATTAATTTGCGGTTTAAAATCTTTGTGAGTCAAGCTTTGTTCAACGGCATTCAGAACATTAAATCTCAATAAATTTGTATCTAAGGTTATTGCTCCTGTCGGAGAATTCATCAATTGTGCAGAATACTGCTCTTTTTTGAGTTGAGCCGCTCTTTCATTATTAATAATTTCTGACAGTTGCCCTTCAAAAGCAACGTCCACTCTTTTATAACCGGGAGTATCCGCATTAGCAATATTTGAAGCTAAAGCTTTATGCCGCAAAGACAGACCGTTTAAAGAACTGATCATTGAATCCGTAACAGACGAGCTTAATAAATCCACAATTTACTCCTACCCACTTAACAAGAATAAACATATTATAAAATAATAATATGTTGTTTGAGTATACTTATCATTAATCCCCGAGTCAATATTTGCAAGCATTAACCGTTAGCAAATCAGAATCAAACAACTTGCTTGAAAAATAGTTTTAAAATCAAATATTTACATATATTGTTTGATAACAGTAAATTATGGGATATAATTCTCATTAATGATATATTATTTTTTCTTAATATATAAACAGGAGAAAAAGATGAAAAAGAAGATTATAAAAATAGTTATTGCCGTAGTTTTATTTGCAGTTATTGCTGTCGGTTTACTTTCTTGGGGCGTAATAAGTGGCATCGGTTTTATTAAAAATTCAGTTACACCGGTATTTTCCGGTACTAATATTACATCCGGAAACAAGAATAATGCAACTTCATCGAAAACCGCAAACGGTTTTAAGACTTTAAGTTCTTATAATCTCCTTGCGGCTTCGATTACAACATCCGAAGATGTTAAAAGCAAGCAGAAGATAATTCTTATAAACCCCGGCATGTTCTTTAGCATTACAAAACAGGATATTGAATCCAATATTATCCAATCACAACTAAAAACAATGACTTCCTTAGGACCTGTTCAGATTATTAATTTTGATAAATTTGAAATAGCTAAAAAAGGGTCGTTTGAAATCGACAAACAGAATGTGCCGTATGTTAAGGGCAGTTTTGGAGGTATAAGCGGAGGAAAGGTTCGCGCTGAAGGAATTATCGGCGTAATTGATACAGCAGCCGGTAAGAATAATATTTTTATCTCTACAACAGCTTCGGGTAAAATTAAACTAAAAATAGTTGAAGATTTCTTTAAGCAAGATAAAAAAAAAAAATAAGGAGAATAAATAATGTTAAACAGAAATGCACACGAAATAGATTTTCAAATTTTTGGCGATGATATGCAACTAATAGAAATAGAACTTGATCCGCAAGAAAGTGTTATTGCTGTAAAATAGCACCCGGCGTGAAAACCATAATAACTAATCAGGCTTCAATCCTGAACTTCCCGAGCGATATGCTCAAAGATGAACCTAAATAATTTAAATTTCCAAAGAAATAAAAACCCCTGTTAGTAATAAAACAGGGGTTTTATTTTGAGATAAACTAAAATAGGGAAGCAAATATAAAAATCAGCAAAAATATTCTTTATCTAAAACGTAAACAGAAAGTAAAAACCTACTCCGATAAGAATCAAGCCGGCAACCCAACGGAAGGCAGTGTCCAGACCTTTGGAAGCAAGAGAAAACTTACTTAGCGAAATACCAAGTACCAATGCTCCTAAAGGCAGGGCAAATCCTACAGCATAAAATCCAAGAAGGAGCATTGCCCATAGTATAGCTCCCTGAAGAATTGCAGCTCCCATCACAATAAAAATGCCGGGATTACATGGCAGCGAACTTACTGCGACGATTCCACCGAGAGCAAATCCGGTTAATAGTGAACCGAATTGATTCTGTTTCATTTTGGACAGGTCAAATTTTCCGAAAGATATATCAAATGGCAGCAGTTTTAGAGTTGCCAATCCCAAAATTACTGCGATAACTCCTGCAAAAACTTTCCAATATCGTCCGAGTGTTATTTGGGCTACCTGACCGACAAAACCTGAAATAGCTCCAATAATCATCAATGCTACAATTGTGCCTAACATAAAAAGCAGTGTTGACTTAACGAGTGCTTTTCTGTTCTCTTGTGTCTGAGTTCCCGAATATCCTGCAACTAAGCCTAAAGCAGGAAGGGTGCAGCAGGTACTGGCTACAGCACTTGCTGCTCCAAGAATTAAGGCAAATAAAAGACCTATCGGTTGAGACGATACAAGCTGTAATTTATCTGTTATTTGTTGAATCATAATAATCTCCTTATTAGTGACACGGACAATTTGACCCGCAGTTACCGGCTAATGATGCAGCAACGTAAGCCTGTAAAATATTTGTTTCGTTTATTTCAACCGAAACGGCTTTTCTGCTTCCGTCTTTGTAAACTACTAGAATTGCCGGAGGAACAGACTGAGAAGAAACTGAAGTGTAGTCAGGAGATGTGGTTCGTAATGTGTATAAGCCGACTTTGATGTTTTTGGAACTTAATGCCTTTTGAGATTTTAGAGCAGCAGATTTAGTTTCATCACTTATACTTGTGTTATTTTTTGCAGGAATATAGATAAAAACGGCATCTTGTTTTAAAGCAGCCAGATTCAGTTGACTCACTGAATCTATGTATTCTCCCAATATTTTAGGAGAAGAAGTTGTCTGGTTTTTTACTGAATGTATTGCATTTTTTGCTTTAGATAGACTAAGTTCACCTGCATTTGCTTTACAAAACGACTTGAAAAGTAGAATAGCAATAATAATAACCAGAACAGCTACAAAGATAATTTTTTTTGATTTATTGCTGACATCAGTTTGATGACAATCGCAATCAGCACCGCAAGCTTCCACAACCGGGATAGCTTCTTGAGCGGTGTCTTCTTTTAATTCAATTCCGCATATTTTTGCCAATTTAGCTCGATTCGGGTATTCGCCCTTGTAAACAATTTCATTATTCACAATAATAAGCGGAAGACATTCATTTCCTTCAGTTTCAAGTGCCTTTTTAACAACATCATTATTGGCAAAAGCAGCAGGTTCAAACGAAAGACCATATCTTTCGACTTCAATTTCTTCTTTTTTTAACCATTCCAAATCACCGGCAAATTTAACCAGCCTTGTATCGACGTTAGTTCCGCATACACCGCTGGTACAGCACATCGGGGGATCAAATACTTGTAATTTCATAATAATAACCTCCTAAGTTAATTTATTTGTATCAAACATTAATATTTTTAAATTATTCGCACCGACTAATTCATCGGCAACCCATGGCGAGATCACTGTTCTTTTTGATAAAGTTTTTGTAATTTCACCAATGTAATTAAGTTCATGTAGCCCTTTTGCGCAAAGTGTCGAGTCAGTCGTTCCCGAGACGGCAAAACTTCGGTTTATTATCCAGCCGTAAGGCTCAATATTTGCTCTTCTTAAATCATTTTGTAAAGCCTCCGCTTCGTGGGTAGGAGTTGCTTCAGGCAGAGCAACAATCAAAACTCTTGTATATTTAGGGTCACGAATTCTCGGTAGAAGTTCTTTAACCTCATCAGGCAAATCATCGGCAGTTTTTGCAACTTCACGATGATAGGCTTCTGTTGAATCAAGTAAAAGTAAAGTATGTCCTGTTGGAGCAGTATCCAAGACTATGAATTGCCCGACTCCTTTTGCAACTGTTTGAGCAAAAGCCTGAAAAACTGCAATTTCTTCAATACAAGGTGAGCGTAATTCTTCTTCAAGCAAAGCCATATCTTCAAGTGAAAGCTTGCCTCTGTTTTTTTCTATAACTCCGCAAACATATTTTTCAGTTTCTGTTTTTGGGTCTATTCTTTCAACGTGAAGATTAGGAATGTTTTCGCCGATAGTTTCGGTAACATGAGCCGCAGGATCGGTAGTTGACAGTACTACGGAGTTTCCACGTTGAGCCAATTGGGTTGCAATCATTGCAGCCATAGTTGTTTTACCTACACCGCCTTTTCCCATAGTCATGATGACACCGCAACCTTCTGCTTCTAATTCATTGAGGAATTTAGTCCACGGCTCCGAATTTTTAATAACCTCTGCTGTTTTGACTTTTAAATCTTCCGCATTGACCATATCAGAATCATCCGCACTGTTATGACAAACACTTTGCAGAGCATTAATTCCCATTACGCCTGAAGGTCGAAAAGGAACAGTCGTTGTCGGTAAAGTTTTAAGTTCTTCCGGCATTAAATCAAGTGAAACTTTTGATTTATCCGTAAAAGCTTTGGCTATTTTATCATCAGAATCTTTAGTAAATAATCCGTTAATAATCAAATGCTGATTACTAAGCCCGAGTTCTTTTAATTCAAGACTTGTTCTATTTGCTTCAGTAAAACTCATTGTTTCAGCCCGTGAAACCAGAACGAGCAAAGTTTTATCAGGATTTTTTAAAGAATTAACAACTTGCTCAAAAATTATTTTCTGATCAGCAAGTCCCGAAATCGGTCCTAAACAAGAACTGCCTGTTTTATTGCTTTCTATAAAAGCATTCCATGCAGATGGAAGATTAAGCAAACGCAGTGTATGACCTGTCGGAGCTGTATCTAAGACCACATGATCGTAATCTTTTATTTCTTCATCGTTACCGATAAACTTGGAAAACTCATTAAAACCGGCAATTTCTACAGTGCAGGCACCTGAAAGCTGTTCTTCCATCTGCTGAATAGTTGCATCCGGAAGTACGCCTCTATAAGGTCCGACCATTCTTTCTCTGTATTCTGCCGCCGCATCAATCGGATTAATATTCATAGCATACAATCCTGAAACACCTGTTACTTCTGTGGGTGTTGAACCAAGTTTTGTTTCCAGAACTTCATCTAAATTTGAAGCAGGGTCTGTACTTATCAATAATATTCTTTTTCCCGTTTCTGCAAGCCCAACAGCTGTAGTGCAAGCCATTGATGTTTTACCTACACCGCCTTTGCCTGTAAAAAACAGAAATCGTGGTGCTTTAGTTAATAAATTTTTCATTTTTTGTTTTCCCATTCATATAATTAATAAGTTAAGTTGAATAAAAAATAAATTCTTCAAGTTGATAAAAATACTTACTAAATATTTTATACACACATTTTATTACTTGGCAAATTAGCCAAGTGAGTAATATAAAAAAATTTAAAATGTAATAGCTATCAGCTGTGCAGATATAAATTTAATAATCAACCTAATAATTTTTCTTTATGCTGAAGATGTTATAATAATTTTGACAATAAATAATAGGGAATTGGTTTTTAAAAAGTGAACAATGAAATTCTGAAAAAATATAAAAGGCGGTCGGAAATTATAAAAGCCCTTGCTCATCCGACAAGATTGTTTATTATTGATTTTCTTTCAGAGGGCGAAAGATGCGTTTGTGAAATTGTAGAGCAGGTAGATGTGGATATATCAACTATTTCAAAACATTTATCGGTTATGAAGAACGCCGGTCTTGTTGAAGATGAAAAACGAGGACTTAATGTTTTTTATAAAATGACCTGTCCTTGTATTTTAAATTTATTCAACTGCTTAGAATCTATAAGTAATAAAGATTAATCGAACCCAACTTGAATTTAAGAAATCTAAACAAAAATCGATAACCTGTATAAAAACTAATTTTATAAGTGTAAATTTTTTTGCAATAATACTTGGTGGTTTTACCAAATAGTAATATAATTTTTATTAAATAACTTGAATTGCTAGATAGCCGAACTAAGCTCTAACTTAATGTTGTAGCAGCAAAGAATGGCATAAGCGTAATAGAAGCAATAAGAGGAAAATATGCTAAAAGTTTTAGAAACGGCAGAAAAGTTTATTCAACAAGCAAAAAGTGTTGGTATTTCGGATTTTTACTTGAAATGATAATTGATGCTGATGGAAAAATTTCATATGTAAGTATCGGAAAAGAAGCCGAGGTAAAGCAACTTCAGAATTTACTTGAAGATTTAAAGGATAAATGGTTACTCGGCGACAGAGGCAATAGAAATGCTAAAGTATGGCAACAATTTTGGGAAGATAAACAGATAAAAGTTAAGATTACAGGCGGAAAAGAGCGTCAATGGATTGAAAATGTTTTTGGATTTTTAAAGACAAAACTCGGACTTGATAAAATCCGAGTTCGTAAAATGCCATCATTTTTAGCAAGACTTACTGTTGTCCCGTCTGCAATAAGTCCAAAGCTGTTTAAATTAGCAAGTTTTTGCATTATTACAATCAAATATTCGCTGTTATTGTTGAATAATCTTGTAATTCTTGAATATTCAGGAATGTTCGGAAAAAGATGTTTAAAATTGTGTAAAAGCCAAAAATGAAAGCGCTTTAGGTCCCAAAAAGGTTTTAATATCGGATGTAAAATCATTAATGTTAATATTTCAGATTCGTTTAATTTGCCTGCAGGTCCTGGTTTTAAATCAATTTCTATTGATTTGATAATTTCATCAATAATTGCGAAAATACTTATTGTTAAGTCAATATCATTCATGAAAAAATCCCCATTAGTTAGTACCTAATAGGGATTTTCGTTTATTTGCATAACATGTTTCAAAATTTACTTATTTAGCAATTTGATTTAGCAATTCGAGTTAAATAAATCTAAAAAGGAAAAATATAAATGGATGAAAAAATCAAAGAATTAGTTGTGTACACTGGTTTAATAACTTTGATAATTTATGGATTAATGGAAGTCTGGATATAAAACAAAGGTTTCAAAAATTAATTTTTCCAAAAGGTTTAATTTATGATACAGAGAAATTTCGAACCGCTGAAATGTCTATTATATTCAATATAATAGGAGCCTTAAAAGCTCCTATTATAAAATGGTACCCCCACGGGAATTCGAATCCCGGTCTCCTCCGTGAAAGGGAGGTGTCCTAGGCCTCTAGACGATGGGGGCTTGTTTATTTAATTGACTTAATTCTAAGATAGCAGGAATATATTTTGATTGTCAACACGTTTTTTTATTTTTTCGCTTTGTTTTCTATTTCCCTGTTGAACCAAAACCGCCTGAAGCTCTTGCAGTGCTTGTTAATTCTACTACTTCAACAATTTCTGCTTTTTGTATTTCAGAAATTATCATTTGAGCTATTCTTTCACCAGGTTGAATAACATAAATTTCATTAGAAAGATTTATCATGGGGACACAAACCTCTCCGCGATAATCTTCGTCAATGGTTCCCACACAATTTATTAGAGTCATTCCGAATTTTATAGAAAGCCCTGACCTCGGTCTAACCTGTGCTTCATAACCAACGGGAAGTTCAATAATTATTCCTGTAGGAACAATTATCCTCTCAAAAGGTTTAAATTCTAAGGGTTCTGATATGCCTGCCGTTAAATCCATGCCGGCCGCACCTTCTGTTGCGTAAAAAGGAAGCTGGCTATTATTTTCCAGACGACATACTTTTAATTTTATTTTATTCATTTTATTATCCTTAAATTATATTTAACACTAAATCAACTTTTTATTTTATAATAATATTTAATATAGCAAAAATACATTTTTGGAGTTTTTTAATAAATAATGTCAAACCTAAATCAAGAACAAATTGAACAACTTTTTAATCTTGTAGGGCAAGTGGCTCCTGATAATCCAACTTCTGAAGAAATATCAGAAATTTTAATTAAAATTGAAAAAAAAATTTCTCCCGGATATATACAAACTCAAAACTCTACTAAATTTTTGAATAATGCAAATGTTCTCTTGGTTGATGATCTTGAATTGTCTATATATCAACTCAGCAAACTCCTCACGAATTGCAATTATAATACAATAATCGCCAGAAGTGTTGAAGAAGCTTTAGATTATTATAAAAAACAAAGCTTTCAATATGTTATTGTTGATTTATTTTTACCAAATCCTGAAGATGGTTTACATTTAATTGATTCAATTAATAATTCTGAAAAAACAAAAAATGATAATACAAAAATCATTGTTATATCAGGCTCTGACGACAAAGCACTGATAAATGAGTGTTTCTTAAAAGGAGCTAACGAATTTGTCAGTAAATTACCCGACTGGCACAAAAAAATATTGCATCATATAGGACATCTTGAAGTTAAAAAATACGGCTCAATTCCGGAAGTTCTTACCAAAATTGAAGATACTGAAATGAAAATTGCATCTATTACTTTAAGTAATTTATACAAAAATGAAGTGATTGAAACACTTAAAAAAGAA
Encoded proteins:
- the arsA gene encoding arsenical pump-driving ATPase, whose product is MKNLLTKAPRFLFFTGKGGVGKTSMACTTAVGLAETGKRILLISTDPASNLDEVLETKLGSTPTEVTGVSGLYAMNINPIDAAAEYRERMVGPYRGVLPDATIQQMEEQLSGACTVEIAGFNEFSKFIGNDEEIKDYDHVVLDTAPTGHTLRLLNLPSAWNAFIESNKTGSSCLGPISGLADQKIIFEQVVNSLKNPDKTLLVLVSRAETMSFTEANRTSLELKELGLSNQHLIINGLFTKDSDDKIAKAFTDKSKVSLDLMPEELKTLPTTTVPFRPSGVMGINALQSVCHNSADDSDMVNAEDLKVKTAEVIKNSEPWTKFLNELEAEGCGVIMTMGKGGVGKTTMAAMIATQLAQRGNSVVLSTTDPAAHVTETIGENIPNLHVERIDPKTETEKYVCGVIEKNRGKLSLEDMALLEEELRSPCIEEIAVFQAFAQTVAKGVGQFIVLDTAPTGHTLLLLDSTEAYHREVAKTADDLPDEVKELLPRIRDPKYTRVLIVALPEATPTHEAEALQNDLRRANIEPYGWIINRSFAVSGTTDSTLCAKGLHELNYIGEITKTLSKRTVISPWVADELVGANNLKILMFDTNKLT
- the flgB gene encoding flagellar basal body rod protein FlgB, whose amino-acid sequence is MDLLSSSVTDSMISSLNGLSLRHKALASNIANADTPGYKRVDVAFEGQLSEIINNERAAQLKKEQYSAQLMNSPTGAITLDTNLLRFNVLNAVEQSLTHKDFKPQINADNNSPENNKGNSVQIESEMSELAKNGMTYNAVAQLLSKKYAGLADVIKQAGG
- a CDS encoding metalloregulator ArsR/SmtB family transcription factor — protein: MNNEILKKYKRRSEIIKALAHPTRLFIIDFLSEGERCVCEIVEQVDVDISTISKHLSVMKNAGLVEDEKRGLNVFYKMTCPCILNLFNCLESISNKD
- the arsD gene encoding arsenite efflux transporter metallochaperone ArsD; the protein is MKLQVFDPPMCCTSGVCGTNVDTRLVKFAGDLEWLKKEEIEVERYGLSFEPAAFANNDVVKKALETEGNECLPLIIVNNEIVYKGEYPNRAKLAKICGIELKEDTAQEAIPVVEACGADCDCHQTDVSNKSKKIIFVAVLVIIIAILLFKSFCKANAGELSLSKAKNAIHSVKNQTTSSPKILGEYIDSVSQLNLAALKQDAVFIYIPAKNNTSISDETKSAALKSQKALSSKNIKVGLYTLRTTSPDYTSVSSQSVPPAILVVYKDGSRKAVSVEINETNILQAYVAASLAGNCGSNCPCH
- a CDS encoding sodium:calcium antiporter — protein: MEISIAFASLVIILFLIVLACVIFTNAIEHLGEKLNLSEGAVGSVLAAVGTALPETIVPLVAIIGGYLAGENIAKSNEIGIGAILGAPFMLGTLAFFGTGLAVLFYSKTGRRKSDMPVNTTIMFRDLHYFALCYFIAIVSSFIPFQPVKYFLAVLLILMYVLYAVQTIKTASTVEEGGQEELAALYLTKYIRVPERFEFSFIILQVVLSLIGIILLAHFFVGELKVVAEFFHINPLILSLIITPIATELPEKFNSVLWIRNKKDTLAMGNITGAMVFQSCIPTAVGIALTPWILSTDSIVNVIMLYLSVGVVYLNIVKNKGILKPSALICGGFFYLFYLVSGVTQSNLKY
- a CDS encoding cytochrome c biogenesis protein CcdA, whose translation is MIQQITDKLQLVSSQPIGLLFALILGAASAVASTCCTLPALGLVAGYSGTQTQENRKALVKSTLLFMLGTIVALMIIGAISGFVGQVAQITLGRYWKVFAGVIAVILGLATLKLLPFDISFGKFDLSKMKQNQFGSLLTGFALGGIVAVSSLPCNPGIFIVMGAAILQGAILWAMLLLGFYAVGFALPLGALVLGISLSKFSLASKGLDTAFRWVAGLILIGVGFYFLFTF
- the dut gene encoding dUTP diphosphatase; protein product: MKLKVCRLENNSQLPFYATEGAAGMDLTAGISEPLEFKPFERIIVPTGIIIELPVGYEAQVRPRSGLSIKFGMTLINCVGTIDEDYRGEVCVPMINLSNEIYVIQPGERIAQMIISEIQKAEIVEVVELTSTARASGGFGSTGK
- a CDS encoding response regulator, producing MSNLNQEQIEQLFNLVGQVAPDNPTSEEISEILIKIEKKISPGYIQTQNSTKFLNNANVLLVDDLELSIYQLSKLLTNCNYNTIIARSVEEALDYYKKQSFQYVIVDLFLPNPEDGLHLIDSINNSEKTKNDNTKIIVISGSDDKALINECFLKGANEFVSKLPDWHKKILHHIGHLEVKKYGSIPEVLTKIEDTEMKIASITLSNLYKNEVIETLKKEIQILINTGYINLILDLEKVKNLDSNGLNAIVDAYKSCSEKKGILKLCGVNNTIMDVLSYVFLNNLISVFKDKDSALFDYKKENSLNSSNKLK